Part of the Thermodesulforhabdaceae bacterium genome is shown below.
ACCATATCGAACATAGAATCGCAGATAAATCCTGTGACTCCATGGTCTATTTGTTCGGGTATACCACCCTGCCTTAAGGCAATGACAGGTGTGCCTAACGCCAGAGATTCCAGAATAACGAGGGGAAAGACATCAAACCACCTTGGAGCTTGTATGAGCGCTTTGGCGTTTTTCAACACTCCATGAGTTCCCTGAACTTCACCCAAGTATTCTATTTTAGGAAGCAACATAAGAAGAGGTCTTACTACCAGTTTGAAATATCTGCTATCTTCAACATTCCCAGCTATGTTCAGTCTTTTCCTGGCGAGGAAAGCCGCCATCATTGACAAATGCTGTCCCTTGTAAGGAGCAATCTTTGCGATATGAATCATCGGTTCATTTTTTTCGCAGGAATAATTATAGCTGGGCATGTGTAATCCATAGTGAACGTATCTTGAAGTTTTAATAAGTCTTGCATGAGCCTGGCTTGCCGCAACTAGATTAGGTCGAGCATAACCAGGGGTGGGAGGAATGCAAGAAGAGATTACAAAAGGAAATTTGTTGGGATGTCGGAGAACGTAAAGATTTTCAAAAGACCAGTCGTGAATAACATCAACAGGATTATCATCCAAATAGTTCTTCATGGCTCTGTAAAGTGGTTCTTCCGAAAGCCATGCCTTACCCTTTGTTATGCCACTTGGAACCGAGCCTGATGCAGTTTCCACAATAATTGTTTTACCAGAACAAAAGCTACCAGGAGCACCAAAAAGCACTACTTCATGCCCTTTTCTTATAAGCTCTTCTGTAAGTTCATATACAACTCGCTCTATACCTCCATATCCTTTTGGTGGAGTAGAATGGTATGGGATAGAGACCATGGCAATTCTCATTTTATTTTATCCTCCCAAAACCTTCCTTACAGCTCTAATGACATCATAAACATCGTCATCATCCAGACATCCCGATAATGGTATAGATAGAGTTCTTTCACCAATCCATTCTGCATTAGGAAAATCTCCTTTTTTCCAACCAAAAGCCTTTCTATAAAATGGATGCAGGTGAACAGGTATATAATGAACTCCTACGCCAATATTTTCAGCGGTAAGAGCGTTTATTATCGAATCCCGGCTTTTCCCTAAACGATCTATATCAATAAGAAGCGTGTAAAGATGGTATGCATGCACTGTATCAGGTGCAGGATCTAGTGGAAGGAAGACGGGAAGATCAGCAAAATGATCGTTGTATATTTGCCAGATTTCTCTACGTCTTTCC
Proteins encoded:
- a CDS encoding glycosyltransferase; this encodes MRIAMVSIPYHSTPPKGYGGIERVVYELTEELIRKGHEVVLFGAPGSFCSGKTIIVETASGSVPSGITKGKAWLSEEPLYRAMKNYLDDNPVDVIHDWSFENLYVLRHPNKFPFVISSCIPPTPGYARPNLVAASQAHARLIKTSRYVHYGLHMPSYNYSCEKNEPMIHIAKIAPYKGQHLSMMAAFLARKRLNIAGNVEDSRYFKLVVRPLLMLLPKIEYLGEVQGTHGVLKNAKALIQAPRWFDVFPLVILESLALGTPVIALRQGGIPEQIDHGVTGFICDSMFDMVKAMKMVKFLDPRACRSVAEERFSVGRMAEQYLSIYEDAISGKRW